The following coding sequences are from one Neovison vison isolate M4711 chromosome X, ASM_NN_V1, whole genome shotgun sequence window:
- the MID1IP1 gene encoding mid1-interacting protein 1, which yields MMQICDTYNQKHSLFNAMNRFIGAVNNMDQTVMVPSLLRDVPLAEPGLDNDVGVEVGGSGGCLEERTPPAPGPGSANGSFFAPSRDMYSHYMLLKSIRNDIEWGVLHQPPPPAGSEEGNAWKSKDILVDLSHLEGAEAGEEDLEQQFHYHLRGLHTVLSKLTRKANILTNRYKQEIGFSNWGH from the coding sequence ATGATGCAGATCTGCGACACCTACAACCAGAAGCACTCGCTCTTTAACGCCATGAACCGCTTCATCGGCGCGGTGAACAACATGGACCAGACGGTGATGGTGCCCAGCCTGCTGCGCGACGTGCCACTAGCCGAGCCGGGGCTGGACAACGACGTCGGCGTGGAGGTGGGCGGCAGTGGCGGCTGCCTGGAGGAGCGCAcacccccggcccccggcccgggCAGCGCCAACGGCAGCTTTTTCGCGCCCTCCCGGGACATGTACAGCCACTACATGCTGCTCAAGTCCATCCGCAACGACATCGAGTGGGGGGTCCTGCaccagccgccgccgccggcggGGAGCGAGGAAGGCAACGCCTGGAAGTCCAAGGACATCCTGGTGGACCTGAGCCACCTAGAGGGCGCGGAAGCCGGCGAGGAGGACCTGGAACAGCAGTTCCACTACCACCTGCGCGGGCTGCACACTGTGCTCTCCAAACTCACGCGTAAAGccaacatcctcaccaacagATACAAGCAGGAGATCGGCTTCAGCAATTGGGGCCACTGA